One genomic window of Bacteroidota bacterium includes the following:
- the frr gene encoding ribosome recycling factor: protein MLDEMIQMILDDAKERMEKALDHLHRELTSIRAGRASPAMLENIKVDYYGSITPLNQMASVSAPQADLLVIQPWDASALGEIEKAIISSNLGVNPSNDGSLIRVPIPPLSGERRTELVKTAKSRVEDGRISIRNIRRQLKDEIKSIQQSENLPEDMRYEGEEQLQKLTDAYVKKTDEHLSRKEKEIMEV, encoded by the coding sequence ATGCTTGACGAAATGATCCAGATGATCCTTGACGATGCTAAGGAACGTATGGAAAAAGCGCTTGATCACTTGCACCGAGAACTTACAAGTATTCGGGCCGGCCGCGCGTCGCCGGCGATGCTTGAAAACATCAAGGTTGATTATTACGGTTCTATTACACCGCTCAACCAGATGGCAAGTGTATCCGCGCCCCAGGCAGACTTGCTGGTTATTCAACCCTGGGATGCAAGTGCATTGGGCGAAATTGAAAAAGCCATTATTTCCTCGAATTTGGGCGTAAACCCGTCCAACGACGGTTCACTGATCCGCGTCCCTATTCCGCCACTTTCAGGAGAGCGCCGTACCGAGCTGGTCAAAACAGCAAAAAGCCGGGTTGAAGACGGGCGCATTTCGATTAGAAATATCCGCCGGCAATTGAAAGACGAAATCAAGTCTATCCAGCAGTCGGAAAATCTGCCGGAAGACATGCGGTATGAAGGGGAAGAGCAGCTACAGAAGCTGACCGACGCCTACGTTAAGAAAACTGACGAGCATTTGAGCCGCAAAGAAAAAGAAATCATGGAGGTTTAA